One window of Corynebacterium accolens genomic DNA carries:
- the cobA gene encoding uroporphyrinogen-III C-methyltransferase, producing the protein MTSAQIHPVSLIGGGPGAWDLITVRGMRALQEAEVILTDHLGPAPQLDKLCDISAKELIDVSKLPYKKSITQDKINELLIEHAQAGRKVARLKGGDPFVFGRGFEEVQALAKASIPTTVIPGVTSAVSVPAGIGIPVTQRGMVHGFTVVSGHLPPGHEKSLVDWHALAQSGATLSIIMGVKNAPAIARALQKGGLAGSTPCAIIQEGTLDTQREFRCDLERLAQTMKDNNVSSPAVYVIGEVAGLDPAGD; encoded by the coding sequence ATGACGTCCGCACAGATTCACCCCGTATCCCTTATCGGTGGCGGCCCCGGCGCGTGGGACCTGATTACGGTTCGCGGCATGCGCGCCCTACAGGAGGCCGAGGTCATCTTGACCGATCACCTGGGCCCTGCCCCGCAGTTGGATAAGCTCTGCGATATTTCAGCCAAGGAGCTTATCGATGTCTCCAAGCTGCCCTACAAGAAGTCGATTACCCAGGACAAGATCAACGAGCTGCTCATCGAGCACGCCCAAGCCGGGCGGAAGGTAGCGCGGCTGAAGGGCGGCGATCCTTTCGTGTTCGGCCGCGGCTTTGAAGAGGTACAGGCCCTAGCCAAGGCATCTATCCCCACCACCGTCATTCCAGGGGTGACCTCCGCGGTTTCCGTGCCCGCGGGCATTGGCATCCCCGTCACCCAGCGCGGAATGGTTCACGGCTTTACCGTCGTATCAGGGCATCTGCCGCCTGGCCACGAGAAGTCCCTGGTGGATTGGCACGCCCTGGCCCAGTCCGGCGCGACCTTGTCCATCATCATGGGCGTGAAAAATGCCCCGGCGATTGCCAGGGCATTGCAGAAAGGCGGGCTTGCTGGGTCGACACCGTGCGCGATTATCCAAGAGGGCACCCTGGATACGCAGCGGGAATTTCGCTGCGATTTAGAACGCCTTGCGCAGACAATGAAGGACAATAACGTCTCCTCCCCCGCCGTCTATGTCATTGGCGAGGTTGCCGGCCTCGACCCAGCCGGGGATTAG